From one Nonomuraea polychroma genomic stretch:
- a CDS encoding sulfatase family protein has product MLFLLLPAAEPMAAASASRPNVVLIVVDDLETGTLAYFPNITQHLVREGASFDRFFVTNSWCCPSRVSILRSQYVHSHGVFTNTPPEGGFDRFHAQGLERSTLGTWMQKAGYRTALMGKFLNHYPGSAAAETYVPPGWDEWAVPVRNLYEEYGYRLNENGTLVDYGWTEDEYLSYVLARKSRDFIAGSKEPFLLYLAPIAPHNPANPAWRHAGEFPLAMAPRTPSFNQQDVSAEPLWMRSLPVLDESRIDAIDERFRARLRAMLGVDDLVGSVVETLRQTGRLDNTYIIFTSDNGFHLGTHRLAQGKTTPFEEAIKIPLVVRGPGVAPGSTITHMGVTVDLAPTVAELGGARPPAFAEGRSLVPLLRGDRPARWRKNVLVEFTRPANRASAKQTPVPAYQALRTDRYTYVRYDTGERQLYDLQMDPYQLRNLAAGADPALLAGLDARLAGMVACSGASCREADLRE; this is encoded by the coding sequence TTGTTGTTCCTGCTCCTCCCGGCGGCCGAGCCCATGGCGGCCGCGAGCGCGTCGAGGCCGAACGTCGTCCTCATCGTGGTCGACGATCTGGAGACAGGCACGCTGGCGTACTTTCCGAACATCACCCAGCATCTGGTGCGTGAGGGCGCCTCGTTCGACCGGTTCTTCGTGACGAACTCCTGGTGCTGCCCGTCCAGGGTGTCGATCCTGCGCTCCCAGTACGTCCACAGTCACGGCGTCTTCACGAACACGCCCCCAGAAGGGGGATTCGACCGCTTCCATGCTCAAGGTCTGGAACGATCCACTTTGGGGACCTGGATGCAGAAAGCCGGGTACCGCACGGCGCTGATGGGCAAATTCCTCAACCACTACCCCGGCAGCGCCGCCGCGGAGACGTACGTGCCGCCCGGCTGGGACGAGTGGGCCGTGCCGGTCCGCAACCTCTACGAGGAGTACGGCTACCGGCTCAACGAGAACGGCACGCTGGTCGACTACGGCTGGACGGAGGATGAATACCTGTCCTACGTGCTGGCCCGCAAGAGCCGCGACTTCATCGCCGGGTCCAAGGAGCCGTTCCTCCTGTACCTGGCGCCGATCGCCCCGCACAATCCGGCCAACCCCGCCTGGCGGCACGCGGGCGAGTTCCCGCTGGCCATGGCGCCGCGGACGCCGTCGTTCAACCAGCAGGACGTGAGCGCGGAGCCGCTCTGGATGCGTAGCCTGCCCGTGCTCGACGAGTCGAGGATCGACGCGATCGACGAACGTTTCCGCGCCCGGCTGCGGGCCATGCTCGGCGTGGACGACCTCGTCGGTTCCGTCGTCGAAACGCTGCGGCAGACCGGGCGGCTGGACAACACCTACATCATCTTCACCTCGGACAATGGCTTCCATCTCGGGACGCATCGGCTCGCGCAGGGCAAGACCACCCCGTTCGAGGAGGCGATCAAGATCCCGCTCGTGGTGCGCGGTCCGGGCGTCGCGCCGGGTTCCACGATCACGCACATGGGGGTCACGGTGGACCTGGCGCCCACGGTCGCCGAGCTCGGCGGGGCCAGGCCGCCGGCGTTCGCGGAGGGGCGGTCGCTGGTGCCGCTGCTGCGGGGTGACCGGCCGGCGCGGTGGCGGAAGAACGTGCTGGTCGAGTTCACCAGACCGGCGAATCGGGCGTCGGCCAAGCAGACGCCTGTGCCGGCGTATCAGGCCTTGCGTACGGATCGGTACACGTATGTGCGGTATGACACGGGAGAGCGGCAGTTGTACGACCTGCAGATGGATCCGTACCAGCTGCGGAACCTGGCGGCCGGCGCCGATCCCGCGTTGCTGGCCGGTCTGGATGCGCGGCTGGCCGGGATGGTGGCCTGCTCCGGGGCGAGTTGCAGGGAAGCCGATCTGCGGGAATGA
- a CDS encoding DNA polymerase III subunit alpha — protein MAPPFPHLDVCSSYSMRYGTAFPQALVRRAAEFGMDILALTDRDGLYGAIKHAQACAEAGIAPVLGVNLALATPPPSLLPGIPAPRPKTGPSAEDRVTVLARGRGWSRLSRLVTAAHHAGERGKPEVTRDLVGEWAGEPGGDHGFGAEDGLVVLLGPRSDVGRAVAERRDEQARTLLGLWRDTVPGVVIELVDQYGYRDATTAVRMLGLAESMGVPAVLTNAVRYLDPVDHQVGDVLDAARQLVPLHPRHLDRTTSHAYLKSTKEMWQVAAKVCGADETRVARLLYTTRRLAEACSMEPLDLLALRNDPPNLHLPEIGRDPVPLLRHRVEDGLIRRGLDRSAEARGRLRDEMAIIEKKRLSGYFIAVAGITDMIRGRGIRCAIRGSGAGSLVNYLIGIGEVNPLDHELLMERFLSEGRIGLPDIDVDVESARRLDCYKAIFDQYGEARVACVSMMETYRARSAIRDVAGAMGLPPHEIDAIAKAFPHIRAKQITASLHDLPELRDSRLNEAGLDRVFRLAEKLDGLPRHIALHPCGVLIGNAGLRDRTPVERSLLEFPMSQFDKDDVEEAGLLKLDVLGVRMQSAMAYALTEIKRVDDVVVELDTQQGEDPGVQYVPHDDQDTYDMICAARTLGCFQIESPGQRELVAKLEPRTLHDLIVDISLFRPGPVNSDMVTPYLEARHGWRQPYYPHERLREALKETHGVVVFHEQVLRIISVMTGRDLSYAEMLRRTLDTPEGRDRVRGVFVPLAKSNGFDDASVERAWHVLDAFGAFGFCKAHAAAFALPTYQSAWLKRHHAAAFFAGVLTHEPGMYPPRVIIDEARQCGIKILPLDVNKSGKDWRVERLGPRTQVRARAPEGRRVEFRIGEIGKGYALRVPFSAIKGVSEAEVERMVAGQPYTSLADFWDRARPSRPTIERIVQVGGLDALHDLHPGGPRWRPGELTRRDLIAQVGALERASSSGVRAGSRTSKRYTPVRPSRAEEPSVQLPLGFTEHLPPGELPEMTEAEMVEAELEILGIDISRHIISFHDELLDLLGVVRSKDLLAQRNGAEVLVAGVKVATQTPAVRSGQRVIFTTLDDSTGPIDLTFFESVQGRCAATVFGSWLLLARGVVRRTGTRAVSMRAVDCWDLVDLDVLWRSQGIEAVRALLAETPERVAGVRGRRIEYPNGFRLSPYSDLGPAIVTPPRRLWHASPGSSGPSAA, from the coding sequence ATGGCGCCCCCGTTCCCGCACCTCGACGTGTGCTCCTCGTACTCCATGCGCTACGGCACCGCCTTCCCGCAGGCGCTGGTGCGGAGGGCGGCCGAGTTCGGCATGGACATCCTGGCGCTGACCGACCGCGACGGCCTCTACGGCGCGATCAAGCACGCCCAGGCGTGCGCCGAGGCCGGGATCGCCCCGGTCCTCGGCGTGAACCTGGCGCTCGCCACCCCGCCCCCGTCGTTGCTTCCCGGCATTCCCGCCCCCCGCCCCAAGACCGGGCCGAGCGCCGAGGACCGGGTCACCGTGCTGGCCCGCGGCCGCGGCTGGTCGCGCCTCTCCCGCCTGGTCACGGCCGCCCACCATGCGGGAGAGCGGGGCAAGCCGGAGGTGACCCGCGATCTGGTCGGTGAGTGGGCCGGAGAGCCGGGCGGCGATCATGGGTTCGGCGCCGAGGACGGCCTGGTGGTGCTGCTCGGCCCCAGGTCCGACGTGGGCCGCGCGGTGGCCGAGCGGCGCGACGAGCAGGCCAGGACACTGCTCGGCCTGTGGCGGGACACGGTGCCCGGCGTCGTGATCGAGCTGGTCGACCAGTACGGCTACCGCGATGCCACCACGGCCGTGCGCATGCTCGGCCTGGCCGAGTCCATGGGCGTGCCCGCCGTGCTGACCAACGCGGTGCGCTATCTGGACCCGGTCGACCACCAGGTCGGCGACGTGCTCGACGCGGCCCGCCAGCTCGTCCCGCTGCACCCGCGCCACCTGGACCGCACCACCTCGCACGCCTACCTCAAGAGCACCAAGGAGATGTGGCAGGTGGCGGCCAAGGTCTGCGGCGCGGACGAGACGAGGGTGGCGCGGCTGCTGTACACCACCAGGCGGCTGGCCGAGGCATGCTCGATGGAGCCGCTCGACCTGCTCGCGCTCCGCAACGACCCGCCGAACCTGCACCTGCCCGAGATCGGCCGGGACCCGGTGCCGCTGCTGCGCCACCGCGTCGAGGACGGACTGATCAGGCGCGGCCTCGACCGCTCGGCCGAGGCCAGGGGGCGCCTGCGGGACGAGATGGCCATCATCGAGAAGAAGCGCCTGTCCGGATATTTCATCGCCGTGGCCGGCATCACCGACATGATCCGCGGCAGGGGCATCCGCTGCGCCATCCGCGGCTCGGGCGCCGGCAGCCTGGTCAACTACCTCATCGGCATCGGCGAGGTCAACCCGCTCGACCACGAGCTGCTCATGGAGCGTTTCCTGTCCGAAGGCCGCATCGGGCTGCCCGACATCGACGTCGATGTGGAGTCGGCCCGCCGTCTCGACTGCTACAAGGCCATCTTCGACCAGTACGGCGAGGCCCGCGTGGCCTGCGTGTCCATGATGGAGACCTACCGGGCGCGCAGCGCCATCCGCGACGTCGCCGGCGCGATGGGCCTGCCGCCGCACGAGATCGACGCGATCGCCAAGGCGTTCCCGCACATCAGGGCCAAGCAGATCACCGCGTCGCTGCACGACCTGCCCGAGCTGCGCGACAGCCGGCTCAACGAGGCGGGCCTGGACCGGGTGTTCCGGCTGGCGGAGAAGCTCGACGGCCTGCCCAGGCACATCGCGCTGCACCCGTGCGGCGTGCTGATCGGCAACGCGGGGCTGCGGGACAGGACGCCGGTGGAGCGCAGCCTGCTGGAGTTCCCGATGTCGCAGTTCGACAAGGACGACGTGGAGGAGGCCGGGCTGCTCAAGCTCGACGTGCTGGGCGTGCGGATGCAGTCGGCGATGGCGTACGCGCTGACCGAGATCAAGCGCGTGGACGACGTCGTGGTCGAGCTGGACACGCAGCAGGGAGAGGACCCCGGCGTCCAGTACGTTCCCCACGATGACCAGGACACCTACGACATGATCTGCGCCGCCCGGACTCTCGGCTGCTTCCAGATCGAGTCGCCGGGTCAGCGGGAGCTGGTGGCCAAGCTGGAGCCGCGTACGCTGCACGACCTGATCGTGGACATCTCGCTGTTCCGGCCGGGGCCGGTCAACTCCGACATGGTCACCCCCTACCTGGAGGCCAGGCACGGGTGGCGGCAGCCGTACTATCCGCACGAGCGGCTGCGGGAGGCGCTGAAGGAGACGCACGGCGTCGTGGTCTTCCACGAGCAGGTGCTCAGGATCATCTCGGTGATGACCGGGCGGGACCTGTCGTACGCCGAGATGTTGCGGCGCACCCTCGACACGCCGGAGGGGCGGGATCGGGTGCGCGGGGTGTTCGTGCCCCTGGCCAAGTCCAACGGCTTCGACGACGCGTCGGTGGAGCGGGCCTGGCACGTGCTGGACGCGTTCGGGGCGTTCGGGTTCTGCAAGGCGCACGCGGCGGCGTTCGCGCTGCCTACCTACCAGTCGGCCTGGCTGAAGCGGCACCACGCGGCGGCGTTCTTCGCCGGGGTGCTCACGCACGAGCCCGGCATGTACCCGCCGCGGGTCATCATCGACGAGGCCAGGCAGTGCGGGATCAAGATCCTGCCGCTCGACGTCAACAAGTCCGGCAAGGACTGGCGGGTGGAGCGGCTGGGTCCGCGCACCCAGGTCCGTGCGCGGGCGCCGGAAGGCCGGCGGGTGGAGTTCAGGATCGGGGAGATCGGCAAGGGGTACGCGCTGCGGGTGCCGTTCTCGGCGATCAAGGGCGTGAGCGAGGCGGAGGTCGAGCGGATGGTGGCGGGGCAGCCGTACACGTCGCTGGCCGACTTCTGGGACCGCGCCCGGCCCTCGCGGCCGACGATCGAGCGGATCGTCCAGGTCGGCGGCCTGGACGCGCTGCACGACCTGCATCCGGGCGGGCCACGCTGGCGGCCCGGCGAGCTGACCAGGCGTGACCTGATCGCCCAGGTCGGCGCGCTGGAGCGGGCCTCGTCGAGCGGGGTGCGGGCCGGTTCGCGCACCTCCAAGCGCTACACCCCCGTGCGCCCGTCCCGAGCGGAAGAACCCTCCGTGCAGCTCCCGCTGGGCTTCACCGAGCACCTGCCGCCGGGGGAGCTGCCCGAGATGACGGAGGCGGAAATGGTCGAGGCCGAGCTGGAGATTCTCGGCATCGACATCAGCCGGCACATCATCAGCTTCCACGACGAGCTGCTCGACCTGCTCGGAGTGGTACGTTCCAAGGATCTTCTCGCACAGCGCAACGGGGCCGAGGTGCTGGTGGCGGGGGTCAAGGTGGCGACGCAGACGCCTGCCGTGCGCTCGGGCCAGCGCGTCATCTTCACCACGCTCGACGACTCGACCGGGCCGATCGACCTGACGTTCTTCGAGTCGGTGCAGGGGCGGTGCGCGGCGACCGTCTTCGGGTCGTGGCTCCTGCTGGCTCGGGGGGTGGTCCGGCGGACGGGCACGCGGGCGGTGTCGATGCGGGCGGTGGACTGCTGGGACCTGGTGGACCTGGACGTGCTCTGGCGCTCCCAGGGCATCGAAGCGGTCCGCGCCCTGCTCGCGGAGACGCCTGAGCGGGTGGCCGGGGTCCGCGGACGCAGAATCGAATACCCCAACGGCTTCCGCCTCTCGCCCTACTCCGACCTCGGCCCGGCCATCGTCACCCCGCCCCGGCGGCTGTGGCACGCCAGCCCGGGCAGCTCCGGCCCCTCAGCCGCCTGA
- a CDS encoding DUF6504 family protein: MSRLYGDPIEVWTRDGEPTQFVWRDRLYMVRRVLDHWVVAREWWKTSEGDPGERQFWRVEASPGREAGSYELRYDTASNGWLLLRAWD; this comes from the coding sequence TTGAGCAGACTCTATGGCGATCCGATAGAGGTGTGGACCAGGGACGGGGAGCCGACCCAGTTCGTCTGGCGCGACCGCCTCTATATGGTTCGTCGTGTCCTGGACCACTGGGTGGTCGCGCGCGAGTGGTGGAAGACCAGCGAGGGCGACCCCGGTGAGCGGCAGTTCTGGCGGGTGGAGGCCAGCCCGGGGCGCGAGGCCGGCTCTTACGAGCTGCGTTACGACACCGCCAGCAACGGCTGGCTGCTGCTGAGGGCGTGGGACTGA
- a CDS encoding GntR family transcriptional regulator, whose product MVARYELIADELREEILSGAYPVGSQLPSEAELAGRFRAARGTVRQAVAVLVAEGLVGSRQGARRIVLGAARSQSFAELHSFAQWARAGGYRFGGQVIEQRRRRASAAESARLGGGEVLEVLRLRTLEGDPVLVERTVYAEWVTPAVELLPADCESVTEALYDAIGLVFAYGEHLIDAVSAGVQDAHLLGVRRGSPLLRQRRTTTTHEGRPVETSDDRYRAGSVAFSIRNSIGANPLVRQAIDLRSRS is encoded by the coding sequence TTGGTTGCGCGCTATGAACTGATCGCCGATGAGCTGCGGGAAGAGATCCTCTCCGGCGCGTACCCGGTCGGTTCCCAGCTCCCCAGCGAGGCCGAACTGGCCGGGCGGTTCCGCGCGGCCCGCGGCACCGTGCGCCAGGCGGTGGCCGTGCTGGTCGCCGAGGGCCTGGTCGGCTCCAGGCAGGGCGCCAGGCGCATCGTGCTCGGGGCCGCGCGCAGCCAGAGCTTCGCCGAGCTGCACAGCTTCGCGCAGTGGGCGCGCGCGGGCGGTTACCGTTTCGGCGGCCAGGTGATCGAGCAGCGCCGTCGCCGGGCGAGCGCAGCCGAGTCCGCCAGATTAGGCGGTGGTGAGGTGCTGGAGGTGCTGCGCCTGCGCACGCTGGAGGGCGACCCCGTTCTCGTCGAGCGCACGGTGTACGCGGAGTGGGTGACCCCCGCCGTCGAACTGCTGCCCGCCGACTGCGAGTCGGTCACCGAGGCGCTGTACGACGCGATCGGGCTCGTGTTCGCCTACGGCGAGCACCTCATCGACGCGGTCTCCGCCGGGGTCCAGGACGCCCACCTGCTGGGGGTACGCCGCGGCAGCCCGCTGCTGCGCCAGCGCAGGACCACCACCACCCACGAGGGCCGCCCCGTGGAGACCTCCGACGACCGTTACCGCGCAGGCAGCGTGGCCTTCAGCATCCGCAATTCGATCGGCGCGAACCCGCTCGTTCGGCAGGCAATCGACTTGCGATCTCGGAGCTGA
- a CDS encoding ABC transporter substrate-binding protein, whose translation MFTYRARAAGLAAALTVVTAACGAAPGTQATTQASQGGVNAATATSAADFGGFDKLVEAAKKEGNLHVIALPPDWANYGEIIEKFQAKYGIKIESETPDAASADEINAVKTRKGQDRAPDVLDLGQSFAISGAAEGLFAPYKVQTFDKIPEGQKESTGLWVNDYGGYVSIGCDAKKIATCPTSFADLLKPEYKGKVALNGNPTKSGSAFAGVYAAALANGGSFDDIQPGIDFFKKLKDAGNYNPVETTPATIEKGETQISIDWDYNNAAYAPQMAAKGIDWKVNIPSDGKYFQMYAQAINKDAPHPAAARLWQEFLYSAEGQNLFLKGFARPVLMPAMTADGTVDKALAEKLPSVEGTPTFPTSAQVDAAKAKLASGWDAAISG comes from the coding sequence GTGTTCACATATCGCGCCCGCGCGGCCGGCCTTGCCGCAGCCCTCACCGTAGTCACCGCGGCTTGCGGAGCCGCCCCCGGCACCCAGGCGACCACCCAAGCCTCCCAAGGCGGGGTGAACGCGGCCACCGCCACCTCCGCCGCCGACTTCGGCGGCTTCGACAAGCTCGTCGAGGCGGCCAAGAAGGAGGGCAACCTGCACGTCATCGCCCTGCCGCCGGACTGGGCCAACTACGGCGAGATCATCGAGAAGTTCCAGGCCAAGTACGGCATCAAGATCGAGAGCGAGACCCCCGACGCGGCCAGCGCCGACGAGATCAACGCGGTGAAGACCCGCAAGGGCCAGGACCGCGCCCCCGACGTGCTGGACCTCGGCCAGTCGTTCGCCATCAGCGGCGCCGCCGAAGGGCTGTTCGCGCCGTACAAGGTGCAGACGTTCGACAAGATCCCCGAGGGGCAGAAGGAGTCGACCGGGCTCTGGGTCAACGACTACGGCGGTTACGTGTCCATCGGCTGCGACGCCAAGAAGATCGCCACCTGCCCGACCAGCTTCGCCGACCTGCTCAAGCCCGAGTACAAGGGCAAGGTCGCGCTGAACGGCAACCCGACCAAATCCGGCTCGGCCTTCGCCGGCGTGTACGCCGCCGCCCTCGCCAACGGCGGCTCCTTCGACGACATCCAGCCCGGCATCGACTTCTTCAAGAAGCTCAAGGACGCCGGCAACTACAACCCGGTCGAGACCACGCCGGCCACCATCGAGAAGGGCGAGACCCAGATCAGCATCGACTGGGACTACAACAACGCCGCCTACGCGCCCCAGATGGCTGCCAAGGGCATCGACTGGAAGGTCAACATCCCCTCCGACGGCAAGTACTTCCAGATGTACGCCCAGGCCATCAACAAGGACGCCCCGCATCCGGCGGCGGCCAGGCTGTGGCAGGAGTTCCTCTACAGCGCCGAGGGCCAGAACCTGTTCCTCAAGGGCTTCGCCCGGCCCGTCCTGATGCCGGCGATGACCGCGGACGGCACCGTGGACAAGGCGCTGGCCGAGAAGCTGCCCTCGGTGGAGGGCACGCCCACGTTCCCGACGAGCGCACAGGTGGACGCGGCCAAGGCCAAGCTGGCCAGCGGCTGGGACGCCGCGATCTCGGGATGA
- a CDS encoding ABC transporter permease — protein MSRTRSKGWLGALPLLAFFALVFGVPAIALVVGAFTVQGRPSLANLAQSLQGGYLNAMIGSVRLSAVVALLGAVLGTFLAHAVVTSRFTLLREAVLTASGVLANFGGVPLAFFWIATLGNSGVVSGLIGLPSGSLYTFWGLVVVYLYFSIPLMVLVMAPALDGLRPQWREAAANNGATAWHYWRFVALPVLTPAMLGGVVLLFGSSFSAYATANAMVGTVVPLVTLKIASALTGDVLIGYENIALALSLDMVVVAGLVMAVYLPLQRRSSRWLH, from the coding sequence ATGAGCAGGACTCGTTCGAAGGGCTGGCTGGGGGCGCTGCCCCTGCTGGCGTTCTTCGCGCTTGTCTTCGGCGTCCCCGCCATCGCGCTGGTGGTGGGGGCGTTCACCGTGCAGGGGCGGCCGAGCCTGGCGAACCTGGCGCAGAGCTTGCAGGGCGGCTACCTCAACGCCATGATCGGCAGCGTGCGGCTGTCGGCCGTGGTCGCGCTGCTGGGGGCGGTGCTGGGCACGTTCCTCGCCCACGCCGTCGTGACCTCGCGTTTCACGCTGCTGCGTGAGGCGGTGCTGACGGCATCCGGGGTGCTGGCCAACTTCGGCGGGGTGCCGCTGGCGTTCTTCTGGATCGCCACGCTGGGCAACTCGGGCGTGGTGAGCGGCCTGATCGGGCTGCCGTCGGGCTCGCTCTACACGTTCTGGGGCCTGGTCGTCGTCTACCTCTACTTCTCGATCCCGCTGATGGTGCTGGTCATGGCGCCGGCGCTGGACGGGCTGCGGCCGCAGTGGCGCGAGGCGGCCGCGAACAACGGCGCCACCGCCTGGCACTACTGGCGCTTCGTCGCGCTGCCGGTGCTCACGCCGGCCATGCTGGGCGGGGTGGTGCTGCTGTTCGGGTCGTCCTTCTCCGCGTACGCCACCGCGAACGCCATGGTCGGCACCGTCGTGCCGCTCGTCACCCTGAAGATCGCCAGCGCGCTCACCGGCGACGTGCTGATCGGCTACGAGAACATCGCGCTGGCGCTCAGCCTCGACATGGTCGTGGTGGCCGGGCTGGTGATGGCGGTCTATCTGCCGCTGCAGAGGAGGAGCTCCCGATGGCTGCACTGA
- a CDS encoding ABC transporter permease — MAALTGLEPVAAVAKPPARPRVWRGVVFLLAAAYFLIPLGASFWYTVHTPVEGVSLSAYGELLTAEGFVRSLLLSLGLAVATIVLVLLLSLPAMLAVRLFAPRLRPVMEMLCTLPLVVPPITFVAGIGTSLRVGTDVLAPTPFWRTIIAVQDPGFPVVLVLAYVVLVLPFVYRSLDSGLRTMDVRTLVEAARNLGASWPYVVFRVVVPNLRSALASASFLTLALVLGEYTVASLLGYEPFAVWIVTVSGSAGQLSVAVSILSLLLIWLLLLAVSTVFGREKQK, encoded by the coding sequence ATGGCTGCACTGACCGGCCTGGAGCCCGTCGCCGCGGTCGCCAAGCCGCCCGCCCGGCCGCGGGTGTGGCGCGGGGTGGTGTTCCTGCTGGCCGCCGCGTACTTCCTGATCCCGCTCGGCGCCTCCTTCTGGTACACGGTCCACACGCCCGTCGAAGGCGTGTCGCTGTCCGCCTACGGCGAGCTGCTGACGGCCGAGGGGTTCGTACGGTCGCTGCTGCTGTCGCTGGGCCTCGCGGTCGCCACGATCGTGCTGGTGCTGCTGCTGTCGCTGCCCGCGATGCTGGCCGTGCGGCTGTTCGCGCCGCGGCTGCGGCCGGTGATGGAGATGTTGTGCACGCTGCCGCTGGTGGTGCCGCCGATCACGTTCGTCGCCGGGATCGGGACCTCGCTGCGGGTGGGGACCGACGTGCTGGCGCCGACGCCGTTCTGGCGCACGATCATCGCGGTGCAGGACCCGGGGTTCCCCGTGGTGCTGGTGCTGGCGTACGTGGTGCTGGTGCTGCCGTTCGTCTACCGGTCGCTGGACTCCGGGCTGCGCACGATGGACGTGCGGACGCTGGTCGAGGCGGCCCGCAATCTGGGCGCCTCGTGGCCGTACGTGGTGTTCCGGGTCGTCGTGCCCAACCTGCGCTCGGCGCTGGCCAGCGCGTCGTTCCTGACGCTGGCGCTGGTGCTGGGCGAGTACACCGTCGCCAGCCTGCTGGGGTACGAGCCGTTCGCCGTGTGGATCGTGACCGTCTCCGGCTCCGCGGGGCAGCTCTCGGTCGCCGTGTCCATCCTCAGCCTGCTGCTCATCTGGCTGCTGCTGCTCGCCGTGTCCACCGTCTTCGGTAGGGAGAAACAGAAATGA
- a CDS encoding ABC transporter ATP-binding protein, whose amino-acid sequence MTASVELRALQRVFGKTVALDGLDLVIAPGEFVALLGPSGCGKTTALRCVAGFERPDSGAVLVDGKDITNVPANKRDAGMVFQSYSLFPNLNARDNVAFGLRVRNVSATVRHAKANELLELVGLPEHADRYPHQLSGGQQQRVALARALALEPRVLLLDEPLSALDAKVRVALREEIRRLQLDLGITTIFVTHDQEEALSVADRVAVLRDGRLEQVGSPAEIYDRPATPFVAEFVGTMNHLAGHLTGDQVSVLGQLLPVDGEVPEDPSVDVLIRPEAVRVVPDEDGAAEVITASFRGASVRLRLAVEGGEVLADVPGHEAASLGPGTRVAVRLVERPVLVAARTVTVPAPVVAADAV is encoded by the coding sequence ATGACCGCATCGGTGGAGCTGCGCGCGCTCCAGCGGGTGTTCGGCAAGACGGTCGCGCTGGACGGCCTCGACCTGGTCATCGCCCCCGGCGAGTTCGTCGCCCTGCTCGGGCCCTCCGGGTGCGGCAAGACGACGGCGCTGCGGTGCGTGGCCGGGTTCGAGCGGCCGGACTCCGGGGCGGTGCTGGTGGACGGCAAGGACATCACGAATGTCCCGGCCAACAAGCGGGACGCGGGCATGGTCTTCCAGTCCTACTCCCTCTTCCCGAACCTCAACGCCCGCGACAACGTCGCCTTCGGCCTGCGCGTCCGCAACGTGTCCGCGACGGTCCGGCACGCCAAGGCGAACGAGCTGCTGGAGCTCGTCGGCCTGCCCGAGCACGCCGACCGCTACCCGCACCAGCTGTCGGGAGGCCAGCAGCAGCGTGTCGCCCTGGCCCGCGCGCTCGCCCTGGAGCCGCGGGTGCTGCTGCTGGACGAGCCGCTGTCGGCGCTGGACGCCAAGGTGCGCGTGGCGCTGCGTGAGGAGATCCGCCGCCTCCAGCTCGACCTCGGCATCACGACGATCTTCGTCACCCACGACCAGGAGGAGGCGCTGTCGGTCGCCGACCGGGTGGCGGTGCTGCGTGACGGGCGGCTCGAACAGGTGGGCTCGCCTGCCGAGATCTACGACCGGCCGGCCACGCCGTTCGTGGCGGAGTTCGTCGGCACCATGAACCACCTCGCCGGTCACCTCACCGGGGATCAGGTGTCGGTGCTCGGGCAGCTCCTTCCCGTGGACGGGGAGGTTCCTGAGGATCCGTCCGTGGACGTGCTGATCCGTCCGGAGGCGGTGCGGGTCGTCCCGGACGAGGACGGGGCCGCCGAGGTGATCACGGCGTCGTTCCGCGGCGCCTCCGTACGGCTGCGGCTGGCGGTCGAGGGCGGGGAGGTCCTCGCCGACGTGCCCGGGCACGAGGCGGCCAGTCTCGGGCCCGGCACGCGGGTGGCCGTCCGGCTGGTGGAGCGGCCGGTGCTGGTGGCGGCCCGTACGGTCACGGTCCCCGCACCCGTCGTGGCCGCCGATGCCGTCTGA
- a CDS encoding HAD family hydrolase, with the protein MAPGPDAVLLDMDGTLVDTEGLWWQAAEAVAESLGRRLSPADVPHVHGRTVEDVAAYLVQDEPAGHPVPDDVTERAIPDDTAGRAFSAVADRLTDAFAARVAADVTVVPGARELLDGLAAAAIPTALVSASPRRVVDLVLPRLDHPFDLVIANEDTARGKPYPDPYLEAARRLGTTPARCVAIEDSPAGVAAARKAGCHVLVVEPQHGLPSLDRVQGVCAEPGPVGKLARRER; encoded by the coding sequence GTGGCTCCCGGGCCCGATGCTGTGCTGCTGGACATGGACGGCACGCTGGTGGACACCGAGGGGCTGTGGTGGCAGGCGGCCGAGGCCGTCGCCGAGTCCCTCGGTCGCCGCCTGAGCCCGGCCGACGTGCCGCACGTGCATGGCCGGACGGTCGAGGACGTGGCCGCTTACCTGGTGCAGGACGAGCCGGCCGGGCACCCGGTCCCGGACGATGTGACCGAACGCGCGATCCCTGACGACACGGCCGGGCGGGCGTTCAGCGCGGTGGCCGATCGCCTGACCGACGCCTTCGCCGCCCGGGTCGCGGCCGACGTGACCGTCGTGCCCGGCGCCCGCGAGCTCCTCGACGGCCTGGCCGCCGCCGCCATCCCGACGGCGCTGGTCAGCGCCTCCCCCCGGCGCGTGGTCGATCTGGTGCTCCCCCGCCTGGATCACCCGTTCGACCTGGTGATCGCGAACGAGGACACGGCACGCGGCAAGCCGTACCCGGACCCGTACCTGGAGGCGGCCCGGCGGCTCGGCACGACCCCCGCACGCTGCGTCGCCATCGAGGACAGCCCGGCAGGCGTCGCGGCCGCTCGAAAAGCGGGGTGCCACGTGCTCGTGGTGGAGCCCCAGCACGGCCTGCCGTCGCTCGACCGCGTGCAAGGGGTCTGCGCCGAGCCGGGCCCTGTGGGTAAGCTAGCGCGCCGTGAGCGGTGA